In Bacteroidota bacterium, the DNA window AAATCAATTCTGACGGCATGGTCAGCAATTAGAGTATAATTATGATGCCCCAAAAAAATTAGGACAGCAAACAGGGTGTAGTTACATTGGGTCTGAGTACATATCATGCAGCCTGTTTGTATCGCATTGCGGCTGTCTGATAGTCGAACGACTGATGTAGCCGTTCGTGATAATAGAAGTCGATATACCAGCGGACTCCCTCGTCGAGGATCACCCGATAGTCCGCCGGCATCAGATAGACGTGCTCATACTTGAGCGTCCTCCAGAAGCGTTCGATGAAGATGTTGTCGATCGCCCGACCCTTCGAGCCCATGCTGATGCGAACACTGCTCTGGCGCAAGAGCGGCGTGAAGCTCTCGATG includes these proteins:
- a CDS encoding transposase, with product MGSKGRAIDNIFIERFWRTLKYEHVYLMPADYRVILDEGVRWYIDFYYHERLHQSFDYQTAAMRYKQAA